The genomic stretch TGGCCGTCACCGGGCCGCATGCGACGAACGAGGTGATGGACGCGGTGCACCTGCACGTGCCGAAGCCGCATGACCCGTTCATCGATCTGGTGCCGGCGGCAGGCGTCAAGCTGACCCCCCGGCACTACGCCTACCTGAAGATCAGCGAAGGTTGCAACCACCGCTGTTCGTTCTGCATCATTCCCAGCATGCGCGGCGATCTGGTGTCGCGGCCGATCGGCGATGTGCTGGGCGAGGCGCAGCGGCTGTTCGAATCGGGCGTCAAGGAACTGCTGGTGATCAGCCAGGACACCAGCGCCTACGGTGTCGACGTCAAGTACCGCACCGGGTTCTGGGACGGCAAACCGGTCAAGACGCGGATGCTGGACATGGTGCAGGCGCTCGGCGAAATGGCAGAGCGGCACGGCGCCTGGGTGCGCTTGCATTACGTCTACCCGTATCCGCATGTCGACGACGTGGTGCCGCTGATGGCCGAAGGCAAGTTGTTGCCTTACCTGGACGTGCCGTTCCAGCATGCGCATCCCGATGTCCTGAAGCGCATGAAGCGCCCCGCCAACGGCGAGAAAAACCTGGAGCGCATCCTGCGCTGGCGCGAGCTGTGCCCGGAAATCGTCATCCGCAGCACCTTCATTGCCGGCTTCCCGGGCGAGACCGAGGCGGAGTTCGAATACCTGCTCGACTTTTTGCGCGAGGCCGAAATCGACCGCGCCGGTTGCTTCGCCTACTCGCCGGTCGAAGGCGCGAGTGCCAACGAACTGGCCGGCGCCTTGCCCGACGAAGTACGCCAGGAACGGCAGGCGCGGTTCATGGCCGTCGCCGAGGAAGTCTCGATCCAGAAACTCAAGCGCCGGGTCGGCGCGACCATGCAGGTGCTGGTCGATTCGGCCCCGGCGCTGGGCCGCAAGGGTGGCGTGGGGCGCAGCTATGCCGACGCGCCCGAGATCGACGGCACCGTGAAGCTGTTGCCGCCCGAAAAAGCCTCCAAGACGCTCAAGGTCGGCGAGTTCACGCGCGCGCGCATCGTCGGCGTGCAGGGCCACGACCTGATCGGCATGCCGATCTGAGCGGCGCAACGGCGATGACGGAAAAAGCGGCAGAACCGCCGGTGTCCAGCACCGCGCTGATCCACCATGCCTACCAGCCGCCCGCAGGCTTCGAGGGGCTGGCGCCGGGAGTCTACAAGGCTTCCACGGTCGTGTTCCCCAACGTGGCTGCGCTGCGCGCGCGCAACTGGCGGGAGAAGACCGGCTACACCTACGGGCTGCACGGTACCCCCACCACGTTCACGCTGGAGGAGCGCATCGCGACGCTCGAGGGGGGCCGCCAGACCTTGCTGGCGCCGAGCGGCCTGGCCGCCATCGCGCTGGTCAACGCCGCCTTGCTGCGCCAGGGCGACGAAGTGCTGATACCGGACAACGCCTACGGCCCCAACAAGGAGCTGGCCCGCCACGAGCTCGAAGCTTGGGGTGTGCGTCACCGGTTCTACGACCCGATGGACGCCGGCGCCTTCGCGGCGCTGATCGGTCCTCACACCCGCCTGGCCTGGCTCGAAGCGCCCGGCTCGGTGACGATGGAGTTCCCCGACCTGGTCGGCTTGGTGCGCGCCTGCCGCGAGCGGGGCGTGACCGTGGCGTTGGACAACACCTGGGGCGCCGGCCTCGCGTTCAATCCGTTCGCCTTGGGCGCCGCCGGCCCCGCGCCGTCGGGTGTCGACATCTCGGTTCACGCACTCACCAAATACCCCTCGGGGGGCGGTGACGTGCTGATGGGCGCCGTCACCACCGTCGACGAAGCCTTGCATCTGAAGCTGAAGTTTGCGCACATGCGCCTGGGTTTGGGCGTCGGCGCCAACGACGTCGAACTGGTGCTGCGCGGCCTGCCGACGCTCGCGCTGCGCTACCAGGCGCACGACGCGGCGGCTCGGCAGGTGGCCGACTTCCTGCGCCAGCGGCCCGAGGTGACGCAGCTGCTGCACCCGGCTTTCCCCGAGTCCCCCGGCCACACGCATTGGGCGCGCCTGTGCCACGGTGCTGCAGGGCTGTTCTCGGTCGTCTTCGACGAGCGTTTTGCGCCGGCCCGCGTCGACGCCTTCGTCGACGCGCTCAAATTGTTCCGCATCGGCTATTCGTGGGGCGGCCCGGTCAGCCTGGCCGTGCCCTACGACGTCCCGGCCATGCGCAGCGCCACCCGGTGGCCGTGGCGCGGCACCCTGGTGCGGTTCTCGATCGGCCTGGAACGGCCGGATGACTTGATCGAAGACCTGCGCGCCGCGCTCGACGCGCTACACGGCTGAGAAGGAGGAGGAGCAGGGCGCGTCCTCAGCCCTCGCTCTTCGGGCCCGACGACACCTTGTGCCGCATCAAACGGCCCTTTTCGCGCTCCCAGTCGCGCTTCTTCTCGGTTTCGCGCTTGTCGTGCTGCTGCTTGCCCTTGGCCAGCGCAATCTCGGCCTTGACCAGGCCGGCCTTGTAATGCAGGTCGAGCGGCACCAGCGTGTAGCCCTTTTGCTCGACCTTGCCGATCAGGCGGCGGATCTGATCCTTGTGCATCAGCAGCTTCTTGGTCCGGTCGGCCTCGGGCTTCACATGGGTCGACGCCGAGCGCAACGCGTTGATGCGGCAGCCGATCAGGTACAGCTCGCCGTCGCGCACCACCACATAGCCGTCGGTCAGTTGCACCTGGCCCGAGCGGATCGCCTTGACCTCCCAGCCTTCGAGCACGACACCGGTCTCGAAGCGCTCCTCGATCAGGTAGTCGAACCGGGCTTTCCTGTTTTCAGCAATGGACATGGGTCAGAAGTTGGGGGGTTGGGTCTAGGGCCGGCTGGTTGACACTCATAGCCCGCACGCGGGCTATTAGAACCCATCTCGAAATCGCTTGAGCAGCCAGCCCCGTGATGCAGGCAAGCTGCGCGCTGACGAGGACCTGGCCGCGGCGGTACTCCCACCGGACGAGCGCTTGGCGCTTCCACAGCAACCCTGCCGGGTTCAGCCGGCGACGAGCTCGGGCACGCTGGCTGCTGCTGCGTCTGCAGAGAGCTGGGCGACCGCCCTTTTGGGGAAACCCGAGGTCACGTCGCGATAGATGCCACGTTCGCTGTACGACCCGTCCTCGACGTCGAGCGCCACCACCGAATTGCGTCGGCTGCCCTATCACGTGGGCCGGCCCCTGACACGGCACACGCGGGGAACAGGTGCGCTGCCACTCATTCTGCCGGTGCCGCGGTGAGGGCCACCTTGCCTCTCTCCACCGTTCCGCTACCCATCTTCCGACCCTTGGGGATGTGTGTCCCCGTACAGCAGTGCTCACGCACCTTGGCGCCTGGCGGGTCGCACCGCGTCCCTGGTCCGCTCCGCAACCTCCGAGGATCCTCTCCATGAAACCGTTCATCCCAAAGCCTTGGCATGTCGTCGGGCTGATGGCCGTCAGCACGGGACTGGTTCTCAGCTTCTGGCAGGACAAAAGCGTCGCCGATCGGTTACTGCCGCACGGTTACTGCTTCACTTGGAGCCCCACGCTGCTCAGCATGCATGTGATCAGCGACGCGGTGATCGGGCTGGCCTACGTGACGATCCCGCTGACCCTGATGCACCTGGTGCGCCGACGAGGAGACCTGCCCTTCAACTGGATGTTCCTGCTGTTCGCGTTGTTCATCGTGAGCTGCGGTACCACTCATTTCATGGAGGTGTGGACGGTGTGGCGGCCGAACTACTGGTTGTCCGGCAGCGTGAAAGTGGTCACCGCGGCCGCGTCCGTGCTCACTGCGTTCGCGCTCATCCGGTTGGTGCCACAAGCCTTGGGTCTCCCGTCGGTGCATCACCTGAAGGAAGCGATGGCCGCGCTAGAGGACGAGGCCACCCGCCGCGAGCAGATGCTGGCAGAGGCCGAGCGGCTGCGCGTGGCCGCCGAAGCGGCGAGCCGCGCCAAGTCTGACTTTCTGGCAACGATGAGCCATGAGATCCGCACGCCGATGAACGGCATCCTGGGCACTGCCGACTTGCTCGTGCGGGCGCCGCTGGGCGAACGCGAGCGCGCCCTCGCCGAAACGCTGCTGCGTTCGAGCCGGTCGCTGCTCGGCATCCTCAACGACATCCTCGATCTGTCCAAGATCGAGGCCAACGAGCTGCATGTGGGCGCGGAAGCGTTCGACCCCCGGCACTTGCTGGAGGAAGTCCGCGACCTGTTTCTGAGCTATGCCGGCAGCAAAGGCCTGGAGCTCACAATCGACATCGACCCCGGGGTGCCGCACGGTGTGATCGGCGACCCCGACCGTGTGCGGCAAGTGTTGAGCAACTTGGTCAGCAATGCCGTCAAGTTCGCGTCCACCGGCACCGTCCATCTGCGCCTGACGGCCCGCTTCGGCAGCGGCGAGGGAGTCAGCGAGCCGCCCACGCTGCGCTTCCAGGTCGACGATCCAGGTCCGGGGATTCCACCTGAAGCCCGGGAGCGCCTGTTCCAGCCCTTCCGCCAACTGGACAGCTCGATTGCCCGGCGTCATGGCGGCACAGGCTTGGGGCTCGCCATTTCTCAACGTCTCGTGCAACTGATGGGCGGCAGCATCGATTTCTGCAGCACCCCGGGCGAAGGCACGAGTTTCTGGTTCGAGTTGCCGACGCCCCTTGCCCAGGCTGTGCCGGTGCCTGGCCCGCGGCAGGAGCCCCCGGAACTGCGCTTTGCGCACAGCGGTGCCGCTCCGCTCGTGCCAGCCGACCCGTTACAGCCTCTGCCCGAAGTCGGGGCACCGCGCATCTTGGTCGTCGAAGACAACCCGGTGAATGGACTTGTGCTCGAGGCGCAGCTGGCCGGGCTGGGTTGCGCTTGCGACGTTGCGACCGACGGAGAGGAGGCCCTGCGTCGCCTCGAGGCCGACGGGTACGACCTGGTGCTGATGGACTGCATGTTGCCGGGCCTGTCGGGCTACGAGGTGTGCCAACGCTGGCGCACCATCGAGCGGGAGCGCGGGCGGGGCCGTGTACCGATCATTGCGCTCACCGCCAATGCGCTTGCAAGCAACGCCGAGGAGGCACGTGCCGCCGGCATGGATGACTTTCTGACAAAACCCTGTACGGTGGACAAACTCGGGCGGACCGTGCGGCGTTGGCTGCTCGGCGAGGGCGGGAACACATTGCGACGGTCGAAGCTGTAGCGCCGCTGGGCTGAACCCGGCTGGCCCGGGCTGCAGTGGCAGCCCCGAGGGCTCGTACGGGCTTCGTGCAGTTGGCCTGCCTCACGACACTGCGCAGGCGATTTCGCGATACGTTCCTGTGCGGACAGGCCCTCACTACAATCCGTGCATTCTATGAAGCACGTCAAGAAGTCCGTCCTGCTCTGGTACTCCGCGCAGGAAATGTACGAGCTGGTCACCCGGGTCAGCGACTATCCCAAGTTCCTGCCCTGGTGCGAGAAGGCGGAAGTGCTGGCGGAGGCCGACCACGAGATGACGGCCCGGCTCACGCTCGCCTATGCCGGCATGCGCCACGCGTTCACCACCCGCAACACGCACGATCCCGGGCGCAGTGTGGTGGTGACGCTGGTCGACGGCCCATTCTCGCTGCTGGAGGGCAATTGGCGTTTCAACGGCCTGAGCGGCGGCGCTTCGGGGCCGCCCGCATGCAAGGTCGAGCTCGACCTGCGCTACGCCTTCTCCAGCGGCGCGCTGCAAGCGCTCGTCAGCCCGGTGTTCGACCGCATCGCCAACACCCTGGTCGACTCCTTCGTGCGTCGCGCCGAGCAAGTCTATGGCCCCCGATGAGGGTTCGGGCGACCGGTGCCGCGTCGAGGTGGTCTACAGCCCCGCGCCCGGTGAGATCGACAGCGTCAACCTCACGCTCGCGCCAGGCGCCACCGTGTTGCACGCGCTGCGCGCCAGCGGTGTCCTGGCGCGGCACCCGGAGATCGACCTCGCGCAACCACGGGTGGGTGTGTGGGGGCGTCTGAAGGGCTTGAGCGACCCCCTGCGCGACCGCGACCGTGTCGAGGTCTACCGGCCCCTGAAAGTCGATCCGAAAGAGGCGCGGCGCTTGCGCTATCGCGGCCACCGCGAGCGCAAGGCCGGGACGAGGACGCAGGGCAGCTGAAAGAAGCTGCCTCCACGCCGCCGGAGCGCGGGTCTACCGACGACTACTTGCAGTCGCTCGCAATGACCTGCTTCGCGCGTTCGACTTCCTTGGCGCGGGCCGCGTCGTCGAGGATTTCGCGCTCGCCCTTTTCATTGGTGCGGGCGATGCGGATGCCGCTGTCCAGCGTCTGCTGGTAGTTCTTGGCACGCGTGCAGTTCTCGGCACGTGCCTTGGCGAGGCGCTCTTCCTCGGCCTTGGCCTTGGCTTCTTGCTCCTGCGCTTCCTTCTTGCGCCGCTCTTCCAGTTCCTTGTCGACGCCCGGCGCGGCCGGCTTGGCCACCGGGGCCGCGGGCGCGGAGGCTTCGGTCGCTGGTACGGGCGGCGTCGCCTTGCGTGCGCCGGCCGGTCGCTGCAGCACGTCTTTGTCGGTCACTGAAGCCGGTGGCGGGCGGTCGCTGTACTGAACCTTGCCGCTGGCGTCGCGCCACTTCCATTGAGCCGCCGCGGGCAGGCTGGCGGCGAGGCCGAGCGTCATGCCGACGACGGCGGTCAGCACGCGAAGCGAGACGTTTTTCATGCGGGGCAGTGTAGCGGCCGGGGCAGGGCCGACCAAGGCCCGCCGGGCTGCCGGGCACGTCCTGTGTGACCAATGCCACGCTTGGCGCCGCCAAGGCAGCGCGGGGCCCGGCTGCACGCGATGCCCCCACATCCGTATAATTCGCTTTTGCGTCTGGAGCTTTCTCATGCGCCTGCTCGGTAAAGCGCTCACCTTCGACGACGTTCTGTTGGTGCCGGCTTTCTCCCAAGTGTTGCCCCGCGACACGTCTCTTGCGACCCGCCTTTCCCGCAATATCACGCTGAACCTGCCACTCGTGTCCGCCGCGATGGACACGGTGACCGAGGCGCGCCTTGCGATCGCGATCGCCCAGGAAGGCGGCATCGGCATCGTCCACAAGAACCTGAGCGCCAAGCTGCAGGCGGCCGAGGTGGCCAAGGTCAAGCGTTACGAGTCGGGCGTGCTGCGCGACCCGATCACCATCCCGCCCACGCTCAGCGTGCGCCAGGTCATGGAGCTGTCGCGCCAGCATGGCGTGTCGGGCTTCCCGGTGCTCGAGGGCAAGACCGTGGTGGGCATCGTCACCGGCCGTGACCTGCGTTTCGAGACCCGCCTCGACGTGCCGGTGCGCGACATCATGACGCCGCGTGAGCGGCTCGTCACCGTCAGCGAAACCGCCTCGCTCGCCGAGGGCAAGGCCCTGATGCACAAGCACAAGCTCGAGCGCGTGCTGGTGGTCAACGAAGCCTTCGAGTTGCGCGGCCTGATGACCGTCAAGGACATCACCAAGCAGACCACCTTCCCGAACGCCGCCCGCGACTCGCACGGCAAGCTGCGCGTCGGCGCCGCGGTCGGTGTGGGCGAGGGCACCGAAGAGCGCGTCGAACTGCTGGTCAAGGCCGGTGTCGACGCGATCGTGGTCGACACCGCGCACGGCCACAGCAAGGGCGTGCTCGACCGGGTGCGCTGGGTCAAGCAGAACTTCCCCGACGTCGACGTCATCGGCGGCAACATCGCCACCGGTGCCGCCGCGCTGGCGCTGGTCGAGCATGGTGCCGACGCCGTCAAGGTCGGCATCGGCCCCGGCTCCATCTGCACCACCCGCATCGTCGCCGGTGTCGGCGTGCCGCAGATCACTGCGATCGACAATGTCGCCACCGCGCTCAAAGGCTCCGGCGTGCCCCTGATCGCCGACGGCGGCATCCGCTATTCGGGCGACATCGCCAAGGCCATCGCGGCCGGTGCCAGCACCGTGATGATGGGCGGCATGTTCGCCGGCACCGAAGAGGCGCCCGGCGAGGTCATCCTCTACCAGGGACGCAGCTACAAGAGCTACCGGGGCATGGGCTCGATCGGCGCGATGAAGGCCGGTTCGGCCGACCGCTACTTCCAAGAGAACGACGAAGCCGTCAACCCCAACGCCGACAAGTTCGTGCCCGAGGGCATCGAGGGCCGCGTGCCCTACAAGGGCTCGGTGGTCGCCATCCTGTACCAGATGGCCGGCGGCCTGCGCGCCTCGATGGGCTATTGCGGCTGTGCCGGCATCGAAGAGATGCGCAACCGGGCCGAGTTCGTCGAAATCACCGCGGCCGGCATCCGCGAGAGCCACGTCCACGACGTGCAGATCACCAAGGAAGCGCCCAACTATCGCGTCGAATGAGCGCGCGCTTGCGCGAGCTGCAGGCAGCACCGGGTGCTGCCTTTTCCTTTTCTTGAACAGGCCCCGACCGTGCACGACAAGATCCTCATCCTCGACTTCGGCTCCCAGGTCACGCAGCTGATCGCACGGCGCGTGCGCGAAGCGCATGTCTATTGCGAGATCCATCCCAACGACGTCTCCGACGACTTCGTGCGCCAGTTCGCACCCAAGGGCATCATCCTGTCGGGCAGCCACGGCAGCACCTACGAGGCGCACGACCTGCGCGCCCCGCAAGCGGTGTTCGAGCTGGGCGTGCCGGTGTTCGGCATCTGCTACGGCATGCAGACCATGGCCAACCAGCTGGGCGGCAAGGTCGAGTGGAGCGACCACCGCGAGTTCGGCTATGCCGAGGTGCGGGCCCACGGCCACACCAAGCTGCTCGAAGCCATCGAGGACTTCTCGACCGCCGAGGGCCACGGCATGCTCAAGGTCTGGATGAGCCACGGCGACAAGGTCACCGGCCTGCCGCCCGGCTTCAAGCGCATGGCCTCAACGCCGTCGTGCGAGATCGCCGGCATGGCCGACGAAGACCGGCGCTTCTATGCGGTGCAGTTCCACCCCGAGGTCACGCACACCCTCAAGGGCCGCGACATGCTCAACCGCTTCGTGCTGCAGATCTGCGGCGCCAAGCCCGATTGGGTGATGGGCGACTACATCGCCGAGGCGGTCGAGCGCATCCGCCAGCAGGTCGGTGACGAAGAGGTCATCCTGGGCCTGTCGGGCGGTGTCGATTCGAGCGTCGCCGCTGCGCTGATCCACCGCGCCATCGGCGACCAGCTCACCTGCGTGTTCGTCGACCATGGCCTGCTGCGCCTGAACGAAGGCCACATGGTGATGGAGATGTTCGCCCGCAACCTCGGCGTCAAGGTCGTGCATGTCGACGCGAGCGAGCAGTTCATGGGCCATCTGCAGGGCGTGACCGACCCCGAGGCCAAGCGCAAGATCATCGGCCGCGAGTTCGTCGAGGTGTTCCAGGCCGAGGCCAAGAAGCTGACCAACGCGAAGTGGCTGGCGCAGGGCACCATCTACCCCGACGTCATCGAGTCGGCCGGCGGCAAGACCAAGAAGGCCACCACGATCAAGAGCCACCACAACGTCGGCGGCTTGCCCGAGACGCTGGGCCTGAAGCTGCTCGAGCCGCTGCGCGAGCTGTTCAAGGACGAGGTGCGCGAGCTGGGCGTCGCGCTCGGCCTGCCGCACGAGATGGTCTACCGCCACCCGTTCCCCGGCCCCGGTCTCGGCGTGCGCATCCTCGGCGAGGTCAAGCGCGAGTATGCCGAGCTGCTGCGCCGCGCCGATGCGATCTTCATCGAAGAGCTGCGCGCCACCGTCGACGGGCCCAGCGGCAAGAGCTGGTACGACCTGACCAGCCAGGCCTTTGCGGTGTTTTTGCCGGTCAAGAGCGTTGGCGTGATGGGCGACGGCCGCACCTACGACTATGTCGTCGCGCTGCGCGCTGTCCAGACCAGCGACTTCATGACGGCCGACTGGGCCGAGCTGCCGTACAGCCTGCTCAAGCGCGTCTCCGGCCGCATCATCAACGAGGTGCGTGGCATCAACCGCGTCACCTACGACGTGTCGTCCAAGCCGCCTGCCACCATTGAATGGGAGTAAGGCCGGCGTCGTCCCGCCGACTTCCGGCGGGGCGGCGGCGACCGGTGGTCTCGGCGCTGCTGTAGCGCCGTGCTACAACATCTGCTCGGTCCTTGTTTGTCATCGAAAGCTTCGCATGCGTGCCTTGTTCAGTCTCGTGATGCTCGTCGCGCTCGTGATCGTGGTCGCCGTGGCGGCCAAGCGGCAGCTGGCCTCGGGCCCGCTGGCCGAGTTGCCCCAGCTGGAGGTGGCGCCGGCCGCCGCCGCGGCTGCCGCAGCCTCCCTGAAGGGGCCGTCCCCGGAACAGATCGAGCAGTTGCGTGACGCTGTCGACCAGGCGACGCAGCAGCGCATGGGCGCCCTCGACGCGGCCGTCGACGGCAAGTAAAGGCTAGTCCAATGAAACCGGAGATCGCGCCGGCCGACGAATACGCGATGCGCATCGCGCTCGACCAGGCGCAAAACGCCTGGCTGGTCGGCGAAGTGCCGGTGGGGGCGGTGATCATGCGCCAAGGCACGGTGATCGCCACTGGCTACAACCGCCCCATCACCGAACACGACCCCACCGCGCATGCCGAAATCGTCGCCTTGCGGCATGCGGCACAGCTGCTGGGCAACTACCGCTTGCCCGAGTGCGAGCTGTACGTGACGCTGGAGCCCTGCGCGATGTGCGCGATGGCGTTGATGCACGCCCGCTTCAAACGTGTGGTGTTCGGCGCGCTCGACCCCAAGACCGGCGCCGCCGGCTCGGTCGTCGACCTGTTCGCGCAGCGCCAGCTCAACCACCATACGCAGGTCATCGGCGGCGTGCTGGCCGACGCCTGCGGCGACATGCTGCGGCGCTTCTTCGCGGAGCGTCGTGCGCTGCACAAGACACGGCGCGCGCCGGCCACCCCGGCCGTCTTCGATGACGCCGCGGCGCCGCCCGACGAGCCCATCCCCACCGGCGATGCGAGTGAACTGACCGACCCGGAGAACTACTCTTGACCGTTCCAGCCCCCGTCCACACCCACGCTCACGACGACCACGAGTGTGGCCACGGCTGCCAGCACGACCACGACGGCCCCTTGTCGCTCACCGTTTTCTCGGCCGCCGGTGTCATCGCCAAGGCAGCCACGCTGCGGCTCGCCGTCAAGCGCCTGCGGGCCCACGGCTTCGACACGCAACTGGACGACAGCGCGCTGGCCAAGTCGCAGCGTTTTGCCGGCGACGATGCCACCCGCCTGGCGGCGTTGCACCGCGTCGCCGCGAGCGGCGTCTCGATCGCGATGTCCTCGCGCGGCGGCTACGGCTTCACCCGGCTGTTGGACGGCGTCGACTATGCTGCGCTGCAGCGCAGCATCGAGGCCGGCACCCGCTGGGTCGGCCACAGTGATTTCACGGCGCTGCAACTCGCCTTGTTGGCGCACAGCAAAGGCGCTGTCACCTATGCCGGCCCGATGGCCAACTACGATTTCGGCGGCGAAAGCGTCGACGAGGTCACCGAAGCCTGCTTTGTCGAAGCGATGCGCGGCGAACTCGAGGCGGTCGGGTTCAAGACCGAGGCCGGTTTCGACGGCCTCGACCTGAAGGGCACCTTGTGGGGCGGCAACCTCTGGATGGTCTGCTCGCTGCTCGGCACCCGGCACATGCCGCGCATCAAGGGCGGCATCCTGTTCGTCGAGGACGTCAACGAGCATCCCTACCGGGTGGAGCGCAACCTGCTGCACTTGCACCAGGCCGGTGTGCTCGATGCCCAGAAAGCCATCGTGCTCGGCCGTTTTACCGATTACAAACCTTCGCCGCTCGACCGCGGCTACACGCTCAAGACCGTCGTCGACTATTTGCGCAGCGTGACAAGCACGCCCATCCTGACGGGGCTGCCGTTCGGCCATGTGCCGACCAAGGTGACGCTGCCGGTGGGCGCCAAGGTGCAACTCGTCGTGCAGGGGCGGGACGTCTTGATGGCCTGGTAGGGAAGTTGCATGGCCGGGCGGCGGCGGGGCTTTATCATGCCCCGCGTTCAGGAGGATGCCGATGCCATCTTGTTGTTGTCCCGGACTGTCCGACCCGCGCGCCGCGATGTGGCTCCGGCGCCTCACCCCGCGATGGCTGTGGTGGATCGTTTTCGCCGTGCTGGCCCTGACCGTGCTGGCGGGCTGCAACAACAGCCCGCAGCCGATCGGCAGCGCCGAGACCAACACCTTGTTCTCGGCCTTCACCGAACGTTCGCCGCGCTACCTCGACCCGACCGCGTCCTATTCCAACAACGAGACGCCCTACACCTACCAGATCTATGAGCCGCTCTACGGGTACCACTACCTGAAGCGGCCCTACGAGCTGATCCCCAAGACCGCAGCGGCCCTCGTCACGCCGCGCTACCTCGACCGCAACGGCCAGCCCTTGCCCGACAACGCGCCGGGCGAGCAGGTGGCCGAGAGCATCTACGACATTCCCCTCAAGCGCGGCGTCAAATATGCGCCGCACCCCGCCTTCGCCAAGGACGAGCAGGGCCGCTACCTCTACCATGCCCTGCAGCGTGAAGACGTGGCCGACAAGCGCTCGCCGTGGGACTTCGAGCAGCAGGGCACGCGCGAGCTGGTGGCCGACGATTTCGTCTATGCGCTGAAGCGGCACGCGACCACGCGCATCCAGGCGCCCGTGTTCGGCATCTTTTCCGAACATGTGATCGGCCTGAAGGAGTACGGCGAACTGATCCGCACCGAGGATGCGAAGCTGCGCCAAGGGCTCGACCCCGCCAGCCTCGACCTGCCGTTCCTCGACTTCCGCAAGTACCCGCTGGCCGGTGCCGAGGCGCCCGACCCCTACACCTTTCGGGTGCGCTTGAAGGGCAAGTACCCGCAGTGGAAGTACTGGCTGGCAATGGTCTTCATGGCCCCGGTGCCCTGGGAGGCCGACCGCTTCTACGCGCAGCCCGGCATGGCCGCGCAAGGCTTGACGCTCAATGTCTGGCCGGTCGGCACCGGCCCCTACATGATGGCCGAGTACGTGCAAGACCGACGCCACGTGCTCAAGCGCAATCCGCACTACCACGCCGACCCCTATCCCTGCGAAGGCCAGCCCAGCGACCGCGAGGCCGGCTTGCTCGCCGACTGCGGCAAGCCCATGCCCTTCATCGACACCCTGGTGTTCTCGCTCGAGAAAGAGGGCGTGCCGCTGAAGGCCAAGTTCCGCCAGGGCCATTACGACGTGCCCGAGATCGAGCGGCCCGAGTACGGCATCGAGTTCGCGCTCGAGAAGCAGGACTCGCCGGCGGTCGAGCGCGAGTACACCGAGAAGGGCTTCAAGCTGCCGCGCACGGTCGACATGACCAACTGGTACATCGGCTTCAACTGGCTCGACCCGGTGGTGGGCAAGGGCGACACGCCCGAGCAAGCGCAGCGCAACCGCAAACTGCGCCACGCCTTGTCGATCGCGCTCGACTGGGAGGAGTACGCGCGCGTGTTTCCCCGCAAGGGTGGCGAAACGGCGATGTCGCCGCTGCCGGCGGGCTTGTTCGGCTCGCGCCACGGCACGCCGGCCGGCATCAACCCGGTGACCCACGAGCTGGTGAACGGACAGCCGGTGCGGCGCGCGCTCGCGCAGGCGAAGCAGCTGCTGGCCGAGGCCGGCTATCCGAACGGGCGCGATGCCAAGACCGGGCGGCCGCTGGTGCTGTACTACGACTACCAGCGGGTGCCGACGCCGGAGCTGAAGTCCGAGATCGACTGGGT from Caldimonas brevitalea encodes the following:
- a CDS encoding ABC transporter substrate-binding protein — protein: MWLRRLTPRWLWWIVFAVLALTVLAGCNNSPQPIGSAETNTLFSAFTERSPRYLDPTASYSNNETPYTYQIYEPLYGYHYLKRPYELIPKTAAALVTPRYLDRNGQPLPDNAPGEQVAESIYDIPLKRGVKYAPHPAFAKDEQGRYLYHALQREDVADKRSPWDFEQQGTRELVADDFVYALKRHATTRIQAPVFGIFSEHVIGLKEYGELIRTEDAKLRQGLDPASLDLPFLDFRKYPLAGAEAPDPYTFRVRLKGKYPQWKYWLAMVFMAPVPWEADRFYAQPGMAAQGLTLNVWPVGTGPYMMAEYVQDRRHVLKRNPHYHADPYPCEGQPSDREAGLLADCGKPMPFIDTLVFSLEKEGVPLKAKFRQGHYDVPEIERPEYGIEFALEKQDSPAVEREYTEKGFKLPRTVDMTNWYIGFNWLDPVVGKGDTPEQAQRNRKLRHALSIALDWEEYARVFPRKGGETAMSPLPAGLFGSRHGTPAGINPVTHELVNGQPVRRALAQAKQLLAEAGYPNGRDAKTGRPLVLYYDYQRVPTPELKSEIDWVVKQFGKLGVQLEVRATDYNQFQDKMRKGGQQIFWWGWLADYPDAENFLFLLYGPNAKAKHDGENAANYANPEYDRRYAQLRLMDDGPEKQKVIDEMVAILQQDAPWAFGFFPYSSGAYQQWVYNAKPGLMLRDQARYYRIDPAQRAALQAQWNRPVWWPLVLLALGVVLLVWRARASFRERDLRTARGEVLKEA